A stretch of the Actinomyces faecalis genome encodes the following:
- a CDS encoding LacI family DNA-binding transcriptional regulator, with the protein MDTRVTMQDVAQVAGVSAKTVSNVLRGAGGASEETRQRVLAAAASLGYRINAGAAALRSGRHGAVALAVPTLQQPIFADLAAEVMQAATDLQVVLELTGGEREREAALLAGSWRSQCDALILLPRSITPGHDAADARGVVLVAEDGPTHLPRLSCSSASQTLLVAGHLHQLGRTRAAVLGVNEPADQWTETCSHGLQSAGIEVPPGAVLRLTDPDSVRSGVEAVARLLHCGPRVDAVVCHNDAVAAGAVTALQRHGARLPEDVVVIGRGDTETAAFASPGITSVSCGAQALAAELVRTVTAVLAGAPAPPPEIEVAPALTIRESSRRPAPTSS; encoded by the coding sequence GTGGACACACGAGTGACGATGCAGGACGTCGCGCAGGTCGCGGGAGTCTCAGCGAAGACAGTCTCCAACGTCCTGCGCGGGGCGGGCGGGGCCTCCGAGGAGACCCGACAGCGGGTGCTGGCCGCAGCAGCCAGCCTGGGCTACCGCATCAACGCAGGCGCCGCCGCCCTGCGATCGGGCCGTCACGGCGCCGTCGCGCTCGCCGTTCCCACCCTGCAGCAGCCGATCTTCGCAGACCTGGCAGCCGAGGTGATGCAGGCCGCGACGGACCTGCAAGTGGTCCTAGAGCTCACCGGGGGCGAGCGAGAGCGAGAGGCAGCCCTTCTCGCAGGATCGTGGCGCAGCCAGTGCGACGCGCTCATCCTCCTCCCCCGCTCCATCACCCCGGGCCATGACGCTGCGGACGCCAGGGGCGTGGTGCTCGTGGCCGAGGACGGACCCACGCACCTGCCTCGCCTGTCCTGCTCCTCTGCTTCCCAGACGCTCCTGGTCGCCGGTCACCTCCACCAGCTTGGTCGCACCCGGGCCGCCGTTCTCGGCGTCAACGAGCCTGCCGACCAGTGGACCGAGACCTGCTCCCACGGGCTGCAGTCGGCCGGCATCGAGGTCCCGCCTGGCGCGGTCCTGCGCCTGACGGACCCGGACTCCGTGCGCTCGGGCGTGGAGGCCGTTGCGAGGCTGCTTCACTGCGGCCCGAGGGTCGACGCCGTCGTGTGCCACAACGACGCCGTCGCCGCAGGAGCTGTGACCGCGCTGCAACGACACGGTGCTCGTCTGCCCGAGGACGTCGTCGTCATCGGGCGCGGGGACACTGAGACGGCTGCCTTCGCCTCCCCCGGGATCACGAGCGTGTCCTGCGGGGCGCAGGCCCTGGCCGCTGAGCTGGTCAGGACCGTCACCGCCGTCCTGGCCGGTGCGCCCGCGCCCCCTCCCGAGATCGAGGTAGCCCCAGCCCTCACGATCCGGGAGTCCTCCCGGCGTCCCGCCCCGACCTCCTCATGA